The proteins below come from a single Sorghum bicolor cultivar BTx623 chromosome 4, Sorghum_bicolor_NCBIv3, whole genome shotgun sequence genomic window:
- the LOC8055087 gene encoding uncharacterized protein LOC8055087 isoform X4, with translation MEGGSAGTDGGLDDDWDAAFIIELIDTVDELDASRNPNPTPTPTPAPAPIPTCGPSAATPDSYLPAAPHPSPPLRFSPPPRLSERPPLPPPAAAASARDACGFSPPRVLSQAGRGFSPTRDLSQPQAPEEGSLAIVAVSGSAGDQRFVGTGVGAERDREARELERLKRDLNRVSEQVKKLKNECTELRKDKTKKDLQIKAKEAEIQNLKKANVSSSKDICSAGMDIDQSFHTPANGALHAGGSSRTSTRRTYKMNGKDKDVHSLRDDLYLKEGHQTDLPEALELRCRTMTDNGTSTSGVVSLEENTHFEQRSITCKEIKAIGVQTDKRSDNEHFECNKVLVEHISSNLRAMWGMSSNSLSRGNLISKIIVSCSEEILSLLQCTRLSDNCEPSYEPSSSMNEAISQVYDMFIKMNSGRISIQTFLEALLNLCAFDNTAIVGRTLRVLLRVLQHLLHHGAKSSGRNNVSVEPYVNIHTENNHKDCLTLLSPLDADDLLQQHNMFLPFTLWSSLFTAMLQIGVKYSEETIRTDALSIMILIVRSTDPKEERHKKETDCLLRSIQCVYFSCFSIAQ, from the exons ATGGAGGGGGGGAGCGCGGGGACGGACGGCGGCCTCGACGACGACTGGGACGCAGCCTTCATCATCGAGCTGATCGACACGGTGGACGAGCTCGACGCCTCCCGCAACCCTAACCCCACTCCCACCCCCACACCCGCGCCCGCTCCCATCCCCACGTGTGGCCCTTCCGCCGCCACTCCCGACTCCTACCTCCCCGCCGCTCCGCACCCCTCCCCCCCGCTCCGCTTCTCCCCTCCGCCGCGGCTCTCCGAGCGGCCGCCGctcccgccgccggccgccgccgccagcgccaGGGATGCGTGCGGCTTCTCCCCTCCGCGCGTGCTCTCCCAGGCCGGCCGTGGCTTCTCTCCTACGCGCGACCTCTCCCAGCCCCAGGCGCCCGAGGAGGGCAGCCTCGCGATCGTTGCGGTGTCGGGCTCCGCTGGCGACCAACGCTTCGTGGGCACCGGCGTGGGCGCGGAGAGGGACAGGGAAGCGAGGGAGCTCGAGAGGCTGAAG AGGGACCTGAACCGTGTCTCGGAGCAAGTGAAAAAATTG AAAAATGAATGCACTGAGCTGAGAAAGGACAAAACAAAGAAAGATCTTCAAATCAAAGCTAAAGAAGCTGAGATTCAAAATCTGAAAAAAGCTAATGT CAGCTCCAGCAAAGATATTTGCAGTGCAGGGATGGATATTGATCAGTCCTTTCACACCCCTGCGAATGGGGCTTTGCATGCTGGGGGTTCTTCTAGGACATCCACTAGGCGAACATACAAGATGAACGGCAAAGATAAGGATGTCCATTCCTTGCGAGATGATTTGTATCTAAAGGAAGGGCATCAAACTGATTTGCCTGAGGCCTTGGAACTGAGGTGTCGCACCATGACTGATAATG GAACAAGTACATCTGGAGTAGTGTCTCTGGAG GAGAATACCCATTTTGAACAAAGAAGCATTACATGCAAGGAAATTAAGGCAATAGGAGTACAGACAGATAAAAGATCCGACAATGAACATTTTGAGTGCAATAAAGTATTGGTTGAGCATATCTCTAGTAACCTACGTGCAATGTGGGGCATGTCATCTAACAGTTTATCAAGAGGGAATTTGATATCAAAGATCATTGTTTCTTGTTCAGAAGAAATTTTGTCACTTCTCCAATGTACTAGATTGTCAGACAACTGTGAACCCTCTTATGAACCAAGCTCCTCCATGAATGAAGCTATTTcccaagtgtatgacatgttCATTAAG ATGAACAGTGGGAGAATATCAATACAAACTTTCCTTGAAGCATTGCTAAATCTCTGTGCTTTTGATAAT ACTGCTATAGTTGGTAGAACTTTGAGGGTATTGCTCAGGGTTTTGCAGCACTTACTGCATCATGGAGCGAAGTCTAGTGGAAG GAACAACGTTTCTGTTGAACCATATGTTAACATACACACGGAGAACAACCACAAAGACTGTTTAACCTTGCTGAGTCCACTGGATGCAGACGATTTATTGCAACAGCATAATATGTTTCTTCCTTTTACTTTATGGAGTTCACTTTTCACTGCAATGCTTCAAATTGGGGTCAAGTACTCAGAAGAGACGATTCGTACTGATGCATTATCCATAATGATTCTCATTGTAAGGTCGACAGATCCCAAAGAGGAACGCCATAA AAAGGAAACGGATTGCTTGTTAAGAAGCATTCAGTGCGTCTACTTTTCTTGCTTCTCAATT
- the LOC8055087 gene encoding uncharacterized protein LOC8055087 isoform X3, which translates to MEGGSAGTDGGLDDDWDAAFIIELIDTVDELDASRNPNPTPTPTPAPAPIPTCGPSAATPDSYLPAAPHPSPPLRFSPPPRLSERPPLPPPAAAASARDACGFSPPRVLSQAGRGFSPTRDLSQPQAPEEGSLAIVAVSGSAGDQRFVGTGVGAERDREARELERLKRDLNRVSEQVKKLKNECTELRKDKTKKDLQIKAKEAEIQNLKKANVSSSKDICSAGMDIDQSFHTPANGALHAGGSSRTSTRRTYKMNGKDKDVHSLRDDLYLKEGHQTDLPEALELRCRTMTDNGTSTSGVVSLEENTHFEQRSITCKEIKAIGVQTDKRSDNEHFECNKVLVEHISSNLRAMWGMSSNSLSRGNLISKIIVSCSEEILSLLQCTRLSDNCEPSYEPSSSMNEAISQVYDMFIKMNSGRISIQTFLEALLNLCAFDNTAIVGRTLRVLLRVLQHLLHHGAKSSGRNNVSVEPYVNIHTENNHKDCLTLLSPLDADDLLQQHNMFLPFTLWSSLFTAMLQIGVKYSEETIRTDALSIMILIVRSTDPKEERHKFGFTSVMTRLHLLMQKGNGLLVKKHSVRLLFLLLNCPVMLKLLCSGGKDGSEQMESEACENNRSKELISSVLADLSDCLTSEATCSLALHGD; encoded by the exons ATGGAGGGGGGGAGCGCGGGGACGGACGGCGGCCTCGACGACGACTGGGACGCAGCCTTCATCATCGAGCTGATCGACACGGTGGACGAGCTCGACGCCTCCCGCAACCCTAACCCCACTCCCACCCCCACACCCGCGCCCGCTCCCATCCCCACGTGTGGCCCTTCCGCCGCCACTCCCGACTCCTACCTCCCCGCCGCTCCGCACCCCTCCCCCCCGCTCCGCTTCTCCCCTCCGCCGCGGCTCTCCGAGCGGCCGCCGctcccgccgccggccgccgccgccagcgccaGGGATGCGTGCGGCTTCTCCCCTCCGCGCGTGCTCTCCCAGGCCGGCCGTGGCTTCTCTCCTACGCGCGACCTCTCCCAGCCCCAGGCGCCCGAGGAGGGCAGCCTCGCGATCGTTGCGGTGTCGGGCTCCGCTGGCGACCAACGCTTCGTGGGCACCGGCGTGGGCGCGGAGAGGGACAGGGAAGCGAGGGAGCTCGAGAGGCTGAAG AGGGACCTGAACCGTGTCTCGGAGCAAGTGAAAAAATTG AAAAATGAATGCACTGAGCTGAGAAAGGACAAAACAAAGAAAGATCTTCAAATCAAAGCTAAAGAAGCTGAGATTCAAAATCTGAAAAAAGCTAATGT CAGCTCCAGCAAAGATATTTGCAGTGCAGGGATGGATATTGATCAGTCCTTTCACACCCCTGCGAATGGGGCTTTGCATGCTGGGGGTTCTTCTAGGACATCCACTAGGCGAACATACAAGATGAACGGCAAAGATAAGGATGTCCATTCCTTGCGAGATGATTTGTATCTAAAGGAAGGGCATCAAACTGATTTGCCTGAGGCCTTGGAACTGAGGTGTCGCACCATGACTGATAATG GAACAAGTACATCTGGAGTAGTGTCTCTGGAG GAGAATACCCATTTTGAACAAAGAAGCATTACATGCAAGGAAATTAAGGCAATAGGAGTACAGACAGATAAAAGATCCGACAATGAACATTTTGAGTGCAATAAAGTATTGGTTGAGCATATCTCTAGTAACCTACGTGCAATGTGGGGCATGTCATCTAACAGTTTATCAAGAGGGAATTTGATATCAAAGATCATTGTTTCTTGTTCAGAAGAAATTTTGTCACTTCTCCAATGTACTAGATTGTCAGACAACTGTGAACCCTCTTATGAACCAAGCTCCTCCATGAATGAAGCTATTTcccaagtgtatgacatgttCATTAAG ATGAACAGTGGGAGAATATCAATACAAACTTTCCTTGAAGCATTGCTAAATCTCTGTGCTTTTGATAAT ACTGCTATAGTTGGTAGAACTTTGAGGGTATTGCTCAGGGTTTTGCAGCACTTACTGCATCATGGAGCGAAGTCTAGTGGAAG GAACAACGTTTCTGTTGAACCATATGTTAACATACACACGGAGAACAACCACAAAGACTGTTTAACCTTGCTGAGTCCACTGGATGCAGACGATTTATTGCAACAGCATAATATGTTTCTTCCTTTTACTTTATGGAGTTCACTTTTCACTGCAATGCTTCAAATTGGGGTCAAGTACTCAGAAGAGACGATTCGTACTGATGCATTATCCATAATGATTCTCATTGTAAGGTCGACAGATCCCAAAGAGGAACGCCATAA ATTCGGATTTACTTCTGTAATGACAAGATTGCATCTGCTAATGCAGAAAGGAAACGGATTGCTTGTTAAGAAGCATTCAGTGCGTCTACTTTTCTTGCTTCTCAATT